TCGATGCCGGCCTGAAGGGTCGAACGGCTCCGAGGTGGCGCCGGATCGCGACCCGCGGCTCAAGGCGCCCAACGGCGGCCACGAGCACGCTCTCACCTTCAGTCCTTCTCTCGGCCCGCCGACGCGCGACGTGCACCGCCTCGGGAATCACGTCCAATCGTGTTACGCGATGGCCGAACCGAGCCGTTGCCCGAGCGTGTCGCCGCATCCGGCGGACGAACCGGCGCGATCTACCGTGTGTGCCGCCCGGCAGCGCCCCGAAAACCCGCGGTGGGTGGCGGCCAATGCGGCATGCCGCGCCATGCCCGACATCGCGCCGCACCGGCGCCCCCGCAGTCGCCCGCTCGGCGATCATTTCAACTCCTGTGTGCCGCGCGTCCTTCCCAACCGATCCCCGTTGGGCCACAAGACCTCGGCACGGCAATCGGTTCGACGGCCATGAAATTTCTCGATCAAGCCAAAGTCTACATACGCTCGGGCAACGGCGGCAACGGCGCCGTCTCGTTCCGGCGCGAGAAATTCGTCGAGCACGGCGGCCCGGACGGCGGCGACGGCGGACGCGGAGGCGACGTGTGGGTCCAGGCCGTCGAAGGCCTCAATACGCTGATCGACTTCCGCTACCAGCAGCATTTCCGGGCCGGTGCCGGCGAAGGCGGGTCAGGGCGCAACCGCACCGGCGCGAACGGCCAGGACGCGGTGCTGCGTGTCCCGGTCGGCACCGTCGTCCTGTCGGAGGACAAGGAAACGATCCTTGCCGACCTCACCGAGGCCGACCAGCGCGTCTGCCTTCTGCGCGGCGGCAACGGCGGCTTTGGCAACCAGCGCTTCAAGTCCTCCATCAACCAGGCCCCACGCCGCGCCAACCCCGGCCTTCAGGGCGAGGAGCTGGCGATCTGGCTGCGCCTCAAGCTGATCGCCGACGCCGGCCTCGTGGGTCTGCCCAATGCCGGCAAATCCACCTTCCTCTCCGCAGTCTCCGCCGCCAAGCCGAAGGTGGCCGACTACCCGTTCACCACGCTGCATCCCCATCTCGGCATTGCTACCGTGGACAGCCGGCGCCTCGTCGTCGCCGACATTCCGGGGCTGATCGAGGGTGCCAGCGAAGGCATCGGCATCGGTGACCGCTTCCTCGGCCACATCGAGCGCTGCGCCGTGCTCCTGCACCTCGTCGACGGCACGTCGGACGACATCGCCTCCGATTATCTCACGGTGGAGCGCGAACTCGAACTCTACGGCGCCGGTCTGGCGGACAAACCCCGCGTCGTCGTCGTCTCCAAAGCGGACGCCGTCGCCGATCCGGACCAAACCGTAGCGGAGCTGGCCGCGGCGAGTGATCGGCCGGTCCTCCTGATCTCGGCGGCGAGCGGGCAGGGGATGACCGAGGTCCTGCGCGCGCTGGTGCGTATCGTGGCCGACGAACGCGCCGAGGACGAGCCCGAGGACACCACATGGCGGCCCTGACCGCTCCCGAAGCGTCGATCGCCGCCGGCCGTCTCTCCACGGCCCGGCGCATCGTCGTCAAACTCGGGTCGGCGCTGATGGTCGGCAAAGACGGGGTACGGGCCGCATGGCTCGCCACCCTCGCCGCCGACCTCGCCAAATTGCACGCAGCGTCAGACGTCGTCATCGTATCCTCCGGCGCGATCGCCCTGGGGCGAGGGCCCATCGGCTACGGACTGCGCCCGCTGCGTCTGGAGGAGAGCCAGGCCGCCGCTGCTGTCGGGCAGATCGCGCTGGCCGCCGAATGGTCCGCCGCGCTGGCCGCGCAGGGCATGCGCGCCGCGCAGGTCCTGCTGACGCTGCGGGACACCGAGGAGCGCCGCGCCTACCTCAATGCGCGATCGACGATCGCCGAGCTCCTGCGCGCCGGTGTCGTCCCGGTGATCAACGAGAACGACACCATCGCGACCACCGAAATCCGCTACGGCGACAATGATCGCCTGGCGGCGCGCGTCGCCGCGATGATCTCGGCCGACTGCCTCGTCCTGCTCTCGGACGTCGACGGCCTCTATACCGCCCCGCCGGCGACCGACCCCACCGCCACCTTTGTTGCCGAGGTCCCGCACCTCACCGAGGAGATCTGGGCGATGGCCGGCGACGCGGGATCGGCCCTGTCGCGCGGCGGCATGAAGACGAAGATCGACGCCGCACGCATCGCCACGGAAGCCGGCGTGACGATGGTCATCGCCTCCGGCCACGTCGATCATCCACTCGACGCGGTCGATCGCGGCGGACGTGCCACGTGGTTCCGCCCGCGCTCCGATCCGCAGACCGCGCGAAAGGTCTGGATCGCCGGGTCTTTGCACGCCACCGGGGCACTGCACCTCGATCAGGGTGCGGTCGCCGCCGTTCGTGCGGGCCGGAGCCTTTTGCCGGCCGGCGTGACCGCGGTCGACGGCGACTTCGCGCGCGGCGATGCCGTCCGGCTCCTGGACTCCGAGGGGCGCGAGTTCGGCCGCGGCCTCGTCGCCTACGATGCCCGGGACGCGCGCTTGATCGCCGGCCAGAAAACACGAACAATCGCCGAGCGCGTGGGCCCACGCATGCGCCGCACCATGGTTCATCGGGACGACATGGCGCTGAATGCCGCGCCTCCGGAGGATTTGTGACCGTCATCCCTCTCGCCCGCGACGGGTTCGACGCGGACACTCACATCGCAGAACTCGGCCGGAAGGCGCGCGCCGCCCAGGCCGTGGTCGCGCTCGCCTCGACCGCCACCAAACGCGCAGCCCTCGCCGCGATGGCGCACGAGGTCCGGACCGCGGCCGACGCCATACTGGCCGCGAACGCCAACGATATCGCCGACATGGACACCGCCAGCGCCTTCCGAGATCGCGCGTCCATGACGGCCGAGCGTATCGAAGCGATGGCCGCTGCGATCGATGTCATTGCGGCGCTGCCGGACCCGGTCGGTCACGTGCTGGCCTCGTGGGAGCGGCCCAATGGGCTGAAGATCGACCGCGTCGCGACCCCGCTGGGAGTCGTCGGCGTGATCTACGAGAGTCGGCCCAACGTCACCGCCGATGCCGCGGCGCTGTGCCTGCTGGCCGGCAACGCCGTGATCCTGCGCTCCGGTTCGGAGACCCTCTCGACCGCTGCGGCAATCGCCGATGCGCTGCGACGCGGTCTCCTCGCCCATGCCTTGCCGGCCGACGCGATCCAGCTCGTGCCGACGAAGGATCGCGCCGCGGTGGGTGCCATGCTGGCCGGCGCCCATGGTGGAATCGACGTCATCGTACCGCGCGGCGGTCGATCCCTCGTCGAGCGGGTGCAGTCCGAGGCCCGGGTTCCGGTCTTCGCGCACCTCGAGGGGCTGTGCCACATCTTCGTTCACGGAACCGCCGACCTCGATATGGCGCGCGAGGTCGTCGTGAACGCCAAGATGCGTCGCCCCGGGATCTGTGGCGCGGTCGAAACCTTGCTCGTCGACACGGCATGTGCGGCGACCCACCTCCCTGCAATCGTGGAGGCTCTCGCCACCGCCGGATGTGAAGTCCGGGGTGACGCGCGCGCTCAAAGCCTCGCACCCATGGCGCCCGCGACCGACGTCGATTTCGCCACAGAATATCTGGCGCCGATCATCTCGGTGGCTGTCGTCGACGGCATCGACGGCGCGCTCTCGCACATCGCGCGCTACTCCTCGCATCACACCGACGCCATTTTGACCAGTGAAGCAGAGGCCGCCGAACGCTTCCTCGCCGAGGTCGATTCGGCCATCGTGATGGTCAATGCCTCGACCCAGTTCGCCGACGGAGGCGAGTTCGGAATGGGCGGCGAGATCGGCATTGCGACCGGCCGAATGCATGCCCGAGGTCCGGTCGGGGTGGAGCAGCTGACCACCTTCAACTACCGCGTCCGTGGGGCGGGCCAGATCCGTCCGTGACTGGTGCGCTATTGCCGACGGGGTATGCGGACGTTCCGCGGTCATATCTGAAGCCACCTGGGGCCGGGTTCGGCCAGCGGATCGCCTTGTTCGGCGGATCGTTCAATCCACCGCATCCGGGGCATCGCGCAGTGGCCGACACCGCGCTTCGCAGACTCGGCGTAGATCGCGTCTGGTGGATGGTGACACCCGGCAATCCCTTGAAGTCCAACAAGGAACTGCTTCCCCTCCTGGAGCGGATCCGGCTCACTGAACGGCTTGCCGATCATCCCCGGATGATCGTCACCGCCTTCGAAGCCGCGGCGGGGGTGCGCTACTCCGCAGATGCGATCGGGTATTTGACGAGACGTTATCCCGCCGTCCGCTTCGTCTGGCTGATGGGCGCCGACAATCTGGCAACGCTTCATCGGTGGCAGGGATGGAGGCGCATCGTGCGTACCGTTCCGGTTGCGGTGGTGGACCGGCCCGGCGCATCGCTGCCTGCGATCTCCTCGACCGCGGCACGTGCCTTCGCCGCTGCACGCCGCCCCGAATCCCAGGCCGGAGCTCTGGCCTGGGCCACGCCTCCCGCGTGGGTCTTTCTGCACGCACCGCTGAACCCGAACTCGTCCACAGCGCTCCGGGAGTTGCGCCGCAACGTATGTCGGCCGCAATGAAATGAGAGTGCTCCGCATCGTCCTCTAACCGAAGAGCTCGAGCTGAGGGGAGGGTGTGCGCGGGGCACAAAAGAGATCGGTGCGAAGCCTGACGGTGCCGATCGTCAGCGCATGTCGCTTGGCCGCAAGCTCGAATCTGGCCGCAATAGCCTTGGCGAACGGGCCCTCTCCCCGCTGCCGCAGACCCCAGGCCGCATCATAGTCCTTGCCCCCACGCATTGCTTGCATGATCGACATCACGCGGCGCGCCCTGTCGGGAAAATGGCGCGCCAGCCAGTCGCGTACGATGTCCTTCACCTCGTGCGGAAGGCGGAGCAGGACGAAATTCACATGGGTCGCACCGCGGCTTGCGACCGCGG
This portion of the Acuticoccus sp. I52.16.1 genome encodes:
- a CDS encoding nicotinate-nucleotide adenylyltransferase, producing MPTGYADVPRSYLKPPGAGFGQRIALFGGSFNPPHPGHRAVADTALRRLGVDRVWWMVTPGNPLKSNKELLPLLERIRLTERLADHPRMIVTAFEAAAGVRYSADAIGYLTRRYPAVRFVWLMGADNLATLHRWQGWRRIVRTVPVAVVDRPGASLPAISSTAARAFAAARRPESQAGALAWATPPAWVFLHAPLNPNSSTALRELRRNVCRPQ
- the proB gene encoding glutamate 5-kinase, which encodes MAAGRLSTARRIVVKLGSALMVGKDGVRAAWLATLAADLAKLHAASDVVIVSSGAIALGRGPIGYGLRPLRLEESQAAAAVGQIALAAEWSAALAAQGMRAAQVLLTLRDTEERRAYLNARSTIAELLRAGVVPVINENDTIATTEIRYGDNDRLAARVAAMISADCLVLLSDVDGLYTAPPATDPTATFVAEVPHLTEEIWAMAGDAGSALSRGGMKTKIDAARIATEAGVTMVIASGHVDHPLDAVDRGGRATWFRPRSDPQTARKVWIAGSLHATGALHLDQGAVAAVRAGRSLLPAGVTAVDGDFARGDAVRLLDSEGREFGRGLVAYDARDARLIAGQKTRTIAERVGPRMRRTMVHRDDMALNAAPPEDL
- a CDS encoding glutamate-5-semialdehyde dehydrogenase, which produces MTVIPLARDGFDADTHIAELGRKARAAQAVVALASTATKRAALAAMAHEVRTAADAILAANANDIADMDTASAFRDRASMTAERIEAMAAAIDVIAALPDPVGHVLASWERPNGLKIDRVATPLGVVGVIYESRPNVTADAAALCLLAGNAVILRSGSETLSTAAAIADALRRGLLAHALPADAIQLVPTKDRAAVGAMLAGAHGGIDVIVPRGGRSLVERVQSEARVPVFAHLEGLCHIFVHGTADLDMAREVVVNAKMRRPGICGAVETLLVDTACAATHLPAIVEALATAGCEVRGDARAQSLAPMAPATDVDFATEYLAPIISVAVVDGIDGALSHIARYSSHHTDAILTSEAEAAERFLAEVDSAIVMVNASTQFADGGEFGMGGEIGIATGRMHARGPVGVEQLTTFNYRVRGAGQIRP
- the obgE gene encoding GTPase ObgE, whose protein sequence is MKFLDQAKVYIRSGNGGNGAVSFRREKFVEHGGPDGGDGGRGGDVWVQAVEGLNTLIDFRYQQHFRAGAGEGGSGRNRTGANGQDAVLRVPVGTVVLSEDKETILADLTEADQRVCLLRGGNGGFGNQRFKSSINQAPRRANPGLQGEELAIWLRLKLIADAGLVGLPNAGKSTFLSAVSAAKPKVADYPFTTLHPHLGIATVDSRRLVVADIPGLIEGASEGIGIGDRFLGHIERCAVLLHLVDGTSDDIASDYLTVERELELYGAGLADKPRVVVVSKADAVADPDQTVAELAAASDRPVLLISAASGQGMTEVLRALVRIVADERAEDEPEDTTWRP